Proteins encoded within one genomic window of Actinomycetota bacterium:
- a CDS encoding dihydropteroate synthase, whose protein sequence is MKAIAENINVMSKSIGEAMQNRVAEPIQQLAKECTEAGAHLLDINLGPARKGGPELMEWVVQTVQEVSDLQLCLDTSNHEAMEAGIKVCNEPPLLNSFSAQPDKMENILPLAAKYDCEIIGLTMSTHIPIDADERIAIAYELVAAANALGIPNSRIWIDPIILPIGVEVGQAHAVAVQNVLKSFPDLFEEPVQSTCGLSNTSNGAPDELRGAIERAFLPMLAACGMTSCICNAKDPEMMRTIRLINALKNESLYSVSDAELK, encoded by the coding sequence ATGAAGGCGATCGCTGAGAATATCAATGTTATGAGCAAGTCCATCGGAGAGGCGATGCAGAACCGCGTCGCCGAGCCGATCCAGCAGCTGGCCAAGGAGTGCACCGAGGCCGGCGCCCACCTGCTCGACATCAACCTGGGTCCGGCGCGCAAGGGCGGTCCCGAGCTGATGGAGTGGGTAGTGCAGACTGTGCAGGAAGTGTCTGACCTGCAGCTCTGCCTCGACACCAGCAACCACGAGGCGATGGAAGCGGGAATCAAGGTCTGTAACGAGCCGCCGCTGCTGAATTCTTTCAGCGCCCAGCCCGACAAGATGGAGAACATCCTGCCGCTGGCCGCTAAATACGACTGCGAGATCATCGGCCTGACCATGTCGACCCATATACCGATCGACGCCGACGAGCGCATCGCCATCGCCTACGAGCTGGTAGCCGCGGCTAACGCCCTGGGCATCCCCAATTCCCGTATCTGGATCGATCCGATCATATTGCCGATCGGCGTGGAGGTCGGCCAGGCTCACGCGGTCGCCGTCCAGAATGTGCTCAAGTCGTTCCCGGACCTCTTCGAAGAGCCGGTCCAGTCGACCTGCGGTCTTTCCAACACCTCGAACGGAGCCCCTGACGAACTGCGCGGCGCCATCGAGCGTGCCTTCCTGCCGATGCTGGCAGCCTGCGGCATGACCTCGTGCATCTGCAACGCCAAGGACCCCGAGATGATGCGGACAATCAGGCTGATCAACGCGCTCAAGAACGAGTCGCTTTACTCGGTTTCCGACGCGGAGCTGAAGTAG
- a CDS encoding methylenetetrahydrofolate reductase C-terminal domain-containing protein has product MITAERKPFEQIKAVTDQFENILVVGCNTCVAVCLTGGEKEAEQLASQLRLQRQNDGVGGTVETVTVLRQCENEYVDSVAAQVEGKDLILSTACSIGPQLFADRFPKVRVAPAMNTNMLGVVKQHHVWTEYCAACGDCGIFNTGGICPIVRCAKTLLNGPCGGSQGGRCEISPDVPCVWQLIYDKLASFGLEGNLSRIGGPKNWSKSSSGGPRTMKKEGFEP; this is encoded by the coding sequence TTGATCACAGCAGAACGAAAACCATTCGAGCAGATAAAAGCGGTCACCGACCAGTTCGAGAACATCCTGGTCGTCGGCTGCAATACCTGTGTCGCGGTCTGCCTGACCGGCGGCGAGAAGGAAGCCGAGCAGCTTGCTTCTCAGCTGCGCCTGCAGAGACAGAACGACGGCGTCGGCGGCACCGTAGAGACAGTCACAGTGCTGCGCCAGTGTGAGAACGAGTATGTAGACTCAGTCGCGGCCCAGGTGGAGGGCAAGGACCTGATCCTCTCTACCGCCTGCAGCATCGGGCCGCAGCTTTTCGCCGACCGTTTCCCCAAGGTTCGGGTCGCTCCGGCGATGAACACCAATATGCTGGGCGTGGTCAAGCAGCACCATGTCTGGACCGAATATTGCGCCGCCTGCGGCGATTGCGGCATATTCAATACCGGTGGCATCTGCCCGATCGTCCGTTGCGCCAAAACCCTGCTGAACGGCCCCTGCGGCGGTTCCCAGGGCGGGCGTTGCGAGATATCGCCGGATGTACCCTGCGTCTGGCAGTTGATCTACGACAAGCTTGCGTCATTCGGGCTCGAAGGCAACCTCTCCCGCATCGGTGGACCCAAGAACTGGTCCAAGTCGTCGAGCGGCGGTCCGCGCACCATGAAGAAGGAAGGATTCGAGCCATGA
- a CDS encoding sulfide/dihydroorotate dehydrogenase-like FAD/NAD-binding protein yields MYKILDKVDYSDDVYMQVIEAPAVAAACQPGQFIVLRIHEEGERIPLTIADFDREAGTITIVVQAVGKSTRHLQKLGKGDSLANFIGPLGMPSEIENVGTVICAGGGVGVAPVYPIARALKEAGNKVISIVAARNESLLLWEDKMREISDELIVTTDDGSCGRHCLVTEPLKELCEAGGIDLIYAIGPGIMMKFCCKTTEEYNVKTIVSLNSIMVDGTGMCGACRVTVGGETKFVCVDGPEFDGHQVDFDVLMSRQRQYLSQEKESLDLYVECGGDKRCMT; encoded by the coding sequence ATGTACAAGATACTTGACAAAGTAGATTATTCAGATGACGTGTATATGCAGGTCATCGAGGCGCCGGCCGTGGCCGCCGCCTGCCAGCCGGGACAGTTCATCGTCCTGCGCATCCACGAAGAGGGGGAGAGGATCCCTCTCACCATCGCCGACTTCGACCGCGAGGCCGGAACTATCACCATCGTCGTCCAGGCGGTAGGCAAATCGACCCGCCACCTGCAGAAACTCGGCAAGGGCGATTCGCTCGCCAACTTCATCGGACCCCTGGGCATGCCCAGCGAGATCGAGAATGTGGGAACAGTCATCTGCGCCGGCGGTGGCGTCGGCGTCGCGCCGGTATATCCGATCGCCCGTGCTCTCAAGGAAGCAGGCAACAAGGTCATCTCCATCGTTGCCGCCCGTAACGAGAGCCTGCTGCTCTGGGAAGACAAGATGCGGGAGATCAGCGACGAGCTGATCGTGACCACCGACGATGGCAGCTGCGGCCGCCATTGCCTGGTCACCGAGCCACTCAAGGAGCTTTGCGAGGCCGGCGGCATCGACCTGATCTACGCGATCGGTCCGGGCATCATGATGAAATTCTGTTGCAAGACCACGGAGGAATACAACGTCAAGACCATCGTCAGTCTGAACTCGATCATGGTCGATGGCACAGGCATGTGCGGCGCCTGCCGGGTCACGGTCGGCGGCGAGACTAAATTCGTCTGCGTCGACGGGCCGGAATTCGACGGACACCAGGTAGACTTCGACGTGCTGATGTCCCGCCAGCGCCAGTACCTGTCCCAGGAGAAGGAATCATTGGACCTCTATGTTGAATGCGGTGGTGATAAAAGATGCATGACGTAG
- a CDS encoding B12-binding domain-containing radical SAM protein: MITLVNISSPEFMFAPPLGIMYVGSALKRAGHEVELLHISPEEIPAYAKRIATSKPSFVGISAFTCNQTKFSAHLSKELKKLCDVPVVWGGVHATMVPESTLNEDYVDAIVIGEGEETAVEFADAIEAGKDLRNVRGIGFKQDGELIITEPRPLIENLDDFKLDWNMVDVSRYLVPLWGQKKVINFITSRGCPHRCGFCYSLKFSGGRWRSHSREFVISEIQMLKDKYGIDGIRFYDDNFFANKKRAIDILEAIDLPWEGQLRIGYITDDLARKLRDTKCQGICFGLESGNDRILELMQKDQTVEDIINGISILAKYPEVRISNCVILGNPTETKQEIRNTINLCLDLWKIHPRMSFSLGTYMPYPGVPLYDMVVEAGFVPPERTEDWETLNRLNKEMKVSWLPWVTARETKKFIKAGGYARILQLGNLRVPILNRIPHWRLAHYNFTFPVELGPLSWIHTKFADRTRRVSTIIRNVLPHLGNRKGSFKN; the protein is encoded by the coding sequence ATGATCACGTTAGTAAATATCAGCTCCCCAGAATTCATGTTTGCTCCCCCACTTGGCATTATGTATGTGGGCAGCGCACTCAAGCGGGCAGGTCATGAAGTTGAGTTACTTCACATCTCTCCCGAAGAGATTCCGGCTTACGCAAAAAGAATCGCCACCAGCAAGCCATCTTTTGTCGGCATATCCGCTTTCACCTGCAACCAGACTAAATTCTCCGCCCATCTTTCAAAAGAATTGAAGAAGCTATGTGATGTCCCCGTTGTGTGGGGCGGCGTACACGCCACAATGGTTCCAGAGTCTACGCTTAACGAGGATTATGTGGATGCTATCGTGATTGGAGAAGGCGAAGAGACTGCCGTTGAGTTTGCTGATGCAATTGAGGCCGGCAAGGATCTCAGGAATGTCAGAGGCATCGGTTTCAAGCAGGACGGTGAGCTGATAATAACGGAGCCACGCCCTCTTATCGAAAACCTGGACGACTTCAAGCTTGATTGGAACATGGTTGATGTAAGCAGGTATCTGGTCCCATTATGGGGCCAAAAGAAAGTCATTAATTTCATAACTTCGCGCGGTTGCCCGCACCGGTGCGGCTTTTGTTACAGTCTCAAATTCAGTGGAGGCCGCTGGAGATCACATTCACGAGAATTCGTTATCTCCGAGATTCAGATGCTCAAAGACAAGTATGGTATCGACGGAATCCGTTTCTACGATGACAACTTCTTTGCCAACAAAAAACGGGCGATTGATATCCTGGAAGCCATCGATCTGCCATGGGAAGGCCAGCTGCGGATCGGATACATCACTGACGATCTTGCCCGCAAGTTAAGGGACACGAAATGCCAGGGGATCTGTTTTGGCCTGGAATCCGGCAACGACCGCATTCTCGAGCTCATGCAGAAGGATCAGACAGTTGAAGATATCATCAACGGCATATCGATCCTTGCCAAGTATCCGGAAGTGAGAATTTCAAACTGCGTGATTCTTGGGAACCCAACGGAGACCAAGCAGGAGATCAGAAACACGATAAACCTCTGCCTGGACCTGTGGAAGATCCATCCCCGGATGTCTTTCTCATTGGGAACATACATGCCATACCCTGGAGTTCCACTTTATGACATGGTCGTTGAGGCGGGTTTTGTGCCGCCAGAACGTACCGAGGACTGGGAAACACTCAACCGGCTGAACAAGGAGATGAAAGTCTCCTGGTTGCCATGGGTGACGGCTCGCGAAACAAAGAAATTCATCAAGGCGGGTGGCTATGCGAGAATTCTCCAACTCGGCAATCTAAGGGTTCCCATATTGAACCGGATACCTCACTGGCGGCTGGCACACTACAACTTCACATTTCCTGTCGAGCTTGGGCCACTCAGCTGGATCCACACAAAATTCGCAGATCGAACAAGACGGGTCAGCACCATCATCCGAAATGTTCTGCCACATCTGGGAAATCGTAAAGGTAGTTTCAAGAACTAG
- a CDS encoding sugar transferase codes for MENRPDLKAVESPQELSGSWSFLPYEEVQEAPRRELQILRAVHSLVIPVIDVLTLALSVIIAYFAAEILINHGYMDGILGPQLGEITIRILWIGLATIPLWLMVFAYYGVYRREVRRLSVSTFDELPQTIGALAVGAWVMFSFLALTSRGNPTGRAIWVFVAIAWLLLMLLLPFGRALIRIGLSFNNPFRTSTLVVGAGDVGRSLVGRLGRHKEYGLRVVGFLDTATLEDSGQSDNLPPKVQLLGRPSELRSIVDHYGISRVIIAFSRTPHPLILGMIHQCQEMKVDVSIVPRFFEALSSRIEIEDVEGLPILSLPRYSRHGFFMRFAKRMMDLVLTIILTVIISPILLLVALLIKIDSKGPVLFRQDRMGMNHKHFQMYKFRSMQVEADQIKNDLAQQNEVTGPIFKMKDDPRITRVGRIIRRLSIDELPQLINVFKGEMSLVGPRPLPVEEAEECRGTADMRHLVQPGITGLWQVLGRSDIPYEEMVQLDYLYVTNWTLRWDIKIILRTVLAIVRKRGAY; via the coding sequence TTGGAAAACCGCCCAGACCTGAAGGCTGTCGAAAGTCCACAGGAGCTGTCAGGGTCATGGAGTTTTCTGCCGTACGAAGAAGTGCAGGAAGCTCCCAGACGCGAACTGCAGATTCTCAGGGCGGTTCATTCCCTGGTAATCCCGGTCATCGACGTTCTGACTCTTGCTCTCTCTGTGATCATTGCCTATTTTGCTGCCGAGATCCTGATAAACCATGGATACATGGATGGCATATTAGGTCCTCAGCTTGGTGAAATAACAATCCGGATCCTTTGGATAGGTCTTGCCACGATTCCGCTCTGGCTGATGGTTTTTGCTTACTACGGTGTATATCGTCGCGAAGTGCGGCGTCTGTCCGTGTCTACTTTTGATGAGCTGCCGCAGACGATAGGAGCATTGGCGGTAGGCGCGTGGGTGATGTTCTCATTCCTGGCTTTGACCAGCCGGGGCAATCCGACGGGTCGCGCGATCTGGGTCTTCGTAGCCATTGCCTGGTTACTGCTGATGCTACTCCTGCCCTTCGGCCGCGCATTGATCCGGATAGGTCTATCATTCAACAACCCTTTCAGGACCAGCACTCTGGTAGTTGGCGCCGGTGATGTCGGCCGCAGTCTGGTGGGAAGATTAGGCCGCCATAAGGAGTATGGGCTCAGGGTGGTTGGATTCCTAGATACTGCGACCCTCGAGGATAGCGGTCAGTCAGATAATCTTCCGCCCAAGGTGCAGCTGCTGGGTAGACCGTCTGAATTGCGTTCCATCGTCGATCATTACGGAATAAGCCGGGTGATCATAGCCTTTTCGAGAACTCCACATCCACTGATACTGGGAATGATCCACCAGTGTCAGGAGATGAAAGTCGATGTAAGCATCGTCCCGAGATTTTTTGAGGCACTATCTTCTCGAATCGAGATCGAAGACGTCGAAGGTCTTCCTATTCTCAGCTTGCCGCGTTACTCACGGCACGGATTCTTCATGCGTTTCGCCAAGCGTATGATGGACCTGGTCCTTACCATAATTCTGACAGTCATAATATCCCCAATACTCCTGCTGGTAGCCTTGCTGATCAAGATTGACTCAAAGGGTCCTGTGCTGTTCAGGCAGGATCGAATGGGAATGAATCACAAGCACTTTCAGATGTACAAGTTTCGTTCGATGCAGGTTGAAGCCGACCAGATAAAGAATGACCTGGCGCAGCAAAACGAAGTTACCGGGCCAATCTTCAAGATGAAGGACGATCCACGCATTACCCGGGTAGGGCGGATAATCAGGCGATTGAGTATCGATGAACTTCCACAGCTTATCAATGTATTCAAGGGTGAGATGAGCCTGGTGGGTCCAAGGCCGCTTCCAGTAGAGGAGGCGGAGGAATGTCGCGGAACCGCCGACATGCGACATCTGGTGCAACCGGGAATAACTGGCCTCTGGCAGGTACTCGGCCGCAGCGATATCCCTTACGAGGAAATGGTACAGCTGGATTACCTCTATGTCACCAACTGGACTCTGAGGTGGGACATCAAGATTATCCTGAGAACAGTCCTGGCGATAGTGCGTAAGCGCGGAGCATATTAA
- the gltA gene encoding NADPH-dependent glutamate synthase, producing the protein MPEQPAKQRAANFEEVALGYNEDMAKLEASRCLQCKKPKCVAGCPVGIDIPAFIKQIEEGNYDAAIAKLKETTSFPAVCGRVCPQEEQCELLCILGKKQEPVAIGRLERFAADWSMTHDSSSKPQIAPSKGKHVGVVGSGPAGVTCAGELAKMGYDVTIYEALHKPGGVLVYGIPEFRLPKAIVQRECDYVESLGVEIKLDYVIGRTMTVDQMMDNGHDAVFLANGAGLPAFMNIPGENLNGVYSANEFLTRANLMKAYRFPEYDTPIKVGKKVAVIGGGNVAMDSARTALRLGAEVHLIYRRSREEMPARNEEIHHAEEEGIIFNLLTNPTQIIGDNEGWVEEIEVMDMELGEPDASGRRRPVTVDGSERRIPIDVVIVSVGTKANPLLTKSTSGLDLNKWGNIVADENTLQTSKEGVFAGGDIVTGAATVILAMGAGKTGARSIDRYLQGQPLLTPEEEEAIKAADEKAAEKAAAK; encoded by the coding sequence ATGCCCGAACAGCCGGCGAAGCAGCGTGCTGCCAATTTCGAGGAAGTCGCGCTCGGTTATAACGAAGACATGGCAAAGCTCGAAGCGAGCCGCTGCCTGCAGTGCAAGAAGCCCAAGTGCGTGGCTGGCTGCCCGGTGGGCATCGATATCCCCGCCTTCATCAAGCAGATCGAGGAAGGGAACTACGACGCGGCCATAGCCAAGCTCAAGGAGACAACCAGCTTCCCCGCCGTCTGCGGCCGGGTATGTCCTCAGGAGGAGCAGTGCGAGCTGCTCTGTATCCTGGGCAAAAAGCAGGAGCCGGTCGCCATCGGCCGTCTGGAGCGCTTTGCGGCTGACTGGTCCATGACCCACGACAGTTCCAGTAAGCCACAGATAGCGCCCAGCAAGGGCAAGCACGTCGGTGTCGTCGGTTCCGGCCCCGCTGGCGTTACCTGCGCCGGCGAGCTGGCCAAGATGGGCTACGACGTAACGATCTATGAAGCCCTGCACAAGCCGGGCGGAGTGCTGGTATACGGCATCCCCGAATTCCGGCTTCCCAAAGCGATCGTCCAGCGCGAGTGCGACTATGTCGAGAGCCTGGGCGTCGAGATCAAGCTGGACTATGTGATCGGCCGCACCATGACCGTCGATCAGATGATGGATAACGGCCATGACGCAGTGTTCCTTGCGAATGGCGCCGGCCTGCCGGCTTTCATGAACATCCCTGGCGAGAATCTCAATGGCGTCTATTCGGCCAACGAGTTCCTCACCCGGGCGAACCTGATGAAAGCCTACCGCTTCCCCGAATATGACACGCCGATCAAGGTCGGCAAAAAAGTCGCGGTCATCGGCGGCGGCAACGTAGCTATGGACTCCGCGCGAACGGCACTGCGGCTTGGCGCCGAGGTACACCTGATCTACAGGCGTTCCCGCGAGGAGATGCCGGCGCGCAACGAGGAGATCCACCACGCCGAAGAGGAAGGCATAATCTTCAACCTCCTGACAAACCCGACCCAGATCATCGGCGACAATGAGGGCTGGGTCGAGGAGATCGAGGTCATGGACATGGAGCTGGGCGAGCCGGACGCAAGCGGACGCAGGCGTCCCGTCACCGTCGACGGTTCCGAGCGCCGCATCCCCATCGACGTCGTAATAGTCTCGGTGGGCACCAAGGCCAATCCACTGCTCACCAAGAGCACCAGCGGCCTGGATCTCAACAAGTGGGGGAATATCGTCGCTGACGAGAACACCCTGCAGACCAGCAAGGAAGGCGTTTTCGCCGGCGGAGATATCGTCACCGGCGCCGCCACCGTCATCCTGGCCATGGGCGCCGGCAAGACAGGCGCCCGTTCCATCGATCGCTATCTCCAGGGACAGCCTCTGCTGACCCCCGAGGAGGAAGAGGCGATCAAGGCCGCCGACGAGAAAGCGGCCGAGAAAGCTGCGGCAAAGTAG
- a CDS encoding methylenetetrahydrofolate reductase, which yields MRSGSVLEQVLTDGKFAVTAELGPPKGADPQVIVDKANILKGHADAVNITDNQTAISRMCSMAAAKIAIEQGLEPIMQMTCRDRNRLAMQADILGAAALGVKNLLCLTGDHQSFGNHPEALGVFDLDSITLIRMVRDMRDVPQFQCGEEITFAPKLFIGAAANPYADPFPFRAVRLAKKVEAGIDFCQTQIIYNVEKFEEFMRQCRELGVTEKCKILAGVAPLKSAGMAKYMKNRVAGMDVPDEIVERLSAAEDAQSEGIDVCVEVINRVREIDGVAGVHVMAVEWEAAVPEILSRAGLRPGSE from the coding sequence ATGAGATCAGGTTCCGTACTCGAACAGGTCCTGACTGACGGCAAATTCGCGGTGACCGCGGAGCTCGGCCCTCCCAAGGGAGCCGATCCCCAGGTGATCGTCGACAAGGCCAATATCCTCAAAGGCCACGCCGACGCCGTCAACATCACCGACAACCAGACCGCCATCTCGCGCATGTGCAGCATGGCGGCGGCAAAGATCGCCATCGAGCAGGGGCTGGAGCCGATCATGCAGATGACCTGCCGCGACCGAAACCGGCTGGCGATGCAGGCGGATATCCTCGGTGCAGCGGCACTCGGTGTGAAGAACCTGCTCTGCCTCACCGGCGACCACCAGAGCTTCGGCAACCATCCCGAGGCGCTCGGCGTTTTCGATCTCGATTCGATCACTCTGATCAGGATGGTCAGGGACATGAGGGATGTACCGCAGTTCCAGTGTGGCGAAGAGATCACGTTCGCTCCGAAGCTGTTCATCGGCGCTGCTGCGAATCCCTACGCCGACCCCTTCCCCTTCAGGGCGGTGCGGCTGGCTAAGAAGGTCGAGGCCGGCATCGACTTCTGCCAGACCCAGATCATCTACAACGTGGAAAAGTTTGAGGAATTCATGCGCCAGTGCCGCGAGCTGGGCGTGACTGAGAAGTGCAAGATCCTGGCCGGTGTCGCCCCGCTGAAGAGCGCCGGGATGGCGAAATACATGAAGAACCGGGTTGCCGGCATGGATGTCCCCGATGAGATCGTCGAGCGTTTGAGCGCTGCTGAAGACGCCCAGAGCGAGGGCATCGACGTCTGCGTGGAGGTCATAAACCGGGTGAGGGAGATCGATGGGGTCGCGGGAGTGCACGTGATGGCTGTAGAATGGGAAGCCGCAGTTCCCGAGATCTTATCCCGGGCGGGTCTGAGGCCGGGGTCTGAATAA
- a CDS encoding O-antigen ligase family protein — protein MANLTEATLLPDRESRLDNAALLLVCLVLAIAVLFPENFISGLPFFSTANTYPLTLLLPVMALGSAIYIVSLRTSIRPGAVDWLLLLFITYILLRNLTGPESLITGKYVIYGTGTFYLTALLTVKSERLLKRIIYTVVGLVLLTSAYGLIEYAVQKNLIFYEFILEAVPEPRTGLHRIGSTIAHPVPYGAFIIQALPFSVLIWVSSRQMWLRVAAMATTLLAILALFFTYSKGSWLVGVFIALCMPLFLRSSRRQRYLLPAIVIIGVVAVMLGIFWQQVRSEAEGRSAISVDVRISSWQGAIEGIKESPLFGVGLKQGAAELKKHVDPNLYIGLGKVLPVDNYYLSLILEAGIIGFVIWMLLVIFLVLEGFRVWHLGGVSQQWALAALLSILGIILNSVTFESMHMWPNFILFWISAGILHGAFWGESGVWRKSETSWKEADAADLL, from the coding sequence TTGGCAAATCTCACGGAAGCTACCCTTTTACCTGACAGGGAATCCAGATTAGACAATGCAGCTCTTCTGCTTGTCTGCCTGGTTCTGGCAATCGCCGTACTGTTTCCGGAGAACTTCATATCGGGTTTGCCCTTTTTCTCAACCGCGAACACGTATCCACTGACCCTGCTGTTGCCGGTCATGGCCCTTGGTTCGGCGATATATATAGTCTCACTCCGAACATCGATCAGACCAGGAGCTGTTGACTGGCTGTTATTGCTGTTTATTACCTATATCCTTTTACGGAATCTGACTGGCCCCGAAAGTCTAATCACCGGCAAATATGTGATCTATGGAACAGGCACTTTCTACTTAACGGCGCTTCTGACGGTAAAAAGCGAAAGGCTTCTGAAAAGGATCATATATACCGTCGTAGGCCTGGTGTTACTGACTTCCGCATACGGTCTGATTGAATATGCCGTTCAGAAGAACCTGATATTTTACGAATTCATACTGGAAGCAGTTCCAGAGCCCAGGACTGGGTTGCACAGGATCGGTTCTACGATTGCCCATCCAGTCCCATATGGGGCTTTCATTATTCAGGCATTGCCATTTTCAGTTCTGATCTGGGTGAGTTCGCGGCAAATGTGGTTGCGGGTTGCCGCCATGGCAACAACATTGCTTGCGATTCTGGCCCTCTTTTTCACTTATTCAAAAGGAAGCTGGCTCGTAGGTGTATTCATTGCGTTATGCATGCCCCTCTTTCTTCGAAGCAGCCGGAGGCAAAGGTATCTATTGCCGGCTATCGTCATAATCGGAGTGGTCGCAGTCATGCTCGGAATATTCTGGCAGCAGGTCCGTTCTGAGGCAGAGGGTCGAAGTGCGATAAGCGTCGATGTACGCATCTCAAGCTGGCAGGGAGCGATCGAAGGAATCAAGGAGAGCCCACTTTTTGGCGTCGGTCTGAAGCAGGGAGCCGCGGAACTCAAAAAACATGTGGATCCGAACCTCTATATCGGTCTGGGCAAAGTCCTGCCGGTTGATAATTATTATCTCAGTCTGATACTCGAAGCGGGCATTATCGGCTTTGTCATCTGGATGCTGCTAGTGATATTTCTGGTATTGGAGGGCTTCAGGGTATGGCATTTGGGTGGTGTTTCGCAGCAGTGGGCGCTGGCAGCGCTTTTAAGCATCCTTGGTATAATCCTTAATTCTGTCACTTTCGAGTCGATGCACATGTGGCCGAATTTCATACTTTTTTGGATATCAGCAGGTATTCTGCATGGTGCTTTCTGGGGGGAGAGCGGGGTATGGCGAAAATCGGAAACATCCTGGAAAGAAGCGGATGCAGCTGACCTGCTATAA